A section of the Apostichopus japonicus isolate 1M-3 chromosome 1, ASM3797524v1, whole genome shotgun sequence genome encodes:
- the LOC139970549 gene encoding uncharacterized protein isoform X3 has product MFGTKVKLEPESPLRYDTGPGGLLSAYIDHSNHQGHQLNVKKEESDCEEQGSGGLLSAYIDHSNHQGHQLDVKKEESDCEEQGATVQTDSSLYQGHQHDIKEEESVCEEPVEGYPCHISIKLEDKANDGETSPEDSEHVDVSHLGKKPHDNCSYGNNIIAETESSDEHERLHEADERFCCKYCDKSFVEIRLLEKHERTHTGEKNYHCSYCDKSFARSRTLTEHERTHTGEKPYQCSYCSKSFARVKALNIHERTHTGEKHHQCSYCEKGFAYSQSLKKHERTHTGEKPFHCSYCNKMFANSDVLKRHKMTHTGEKPYHCSYCSKSFARVETLTVHERTHTGEKPYHCSYCSKSFSRSGTLTVHGRTHTGEKPYQCRYCKKVFSDAQLLEVHVRTHTGEKPYQCSYCEKGFAYSQSLKKHERTHTGEKPYHCSYCNKMFAHSYVLKRHKRTHTGEKPYHCSYCSKSFARSGTLTVHERTHTGEKPHQCNYCKKVLDYSHSLKEHERTHTGEKPFHCSYCNKKFANSDVLKRHKMTHTGEKPYHCSYCSKSFARSGTLTVHERTHTGEKPYHCSYCSKSFSRSGTLTVHERTHTGEKPYHCSYCSKSFARAETLTVHERTHTGEKCHQCSYCNKMFANSAALKRHKIKHTGEKSYPCSYCDKMFVYIYTLKKHEKKHAGEKPCY; this is encoded by the exons ATGTTTGGAACCAAAGTCAAGTTGGAACCAGAATCGCCCTTGCGTTATGATACCG GACCCGGAGGGCTGCTTTCTGCATATATTGACCATTCAAATCACCAAGGACACCAATTGAATGTTAAAAAAGAGGAAAGTGACTGTGAAGAACAAG GATCCGGAGGGCTGCTTTCTGCATATATTGACCATTCAAATCACCAAGGACACCAATTGGATGTTAAAAAAGAGGAAAGTGACTGTGAAGAACAAG GAGCCACTGTACAGACTGACAGTTCACTTTACCAGGGACATCAGCATGACATTAAAGAGGAGGAAAGTGTATGTGAGGAACCAGTAGAAGGCTACCCATGTCATATATCAATCAAACTGGAAGATAAAGCAAATGATGGAGAAACATCCCCagaagattcagaacatgtagATGTTTCTCATTTGGGAAAGAAACCTCACGATAACTGTAGCTATGGGAACAATATCATAGCTGAAACTGAATCCTCGGACGAACATGAAAGATTACATGAAGCAGATGAACGTTTTTGTTGTAAGTATTGTGACAAAAGCTTTGTTGAGATTAGATTATTGGAGAAACATGAAAggacacatacaggagagaaaaaTTATCATTGTAGCTATTGCGACAAAAGCTTTGCTCGATCCAGAACTCTCACtgaacatgaaagaacacatacaggagagaaaccttatcaatgtAGTTATTGTAGCAAAAGCTTTGCTCGAGTCAAAGCTCTCAatatacatgaaagaacacatacaggagagaaacatCATCAATGTAGCTATTGCGAGAAAGGGTTTGCCTATTCCCAATCcttaaaaaaacatgaaagaacacatacaggagagaaaccatTTCATTGCAGctattgcaacaaaatgtttgctAACTCCGATGTCTTGAAGAGGCATAAAATGACtcacacaggagagaaaccttatcattgCAGCTATTGTAGCAAAAGCTTTGCCCGAGTCGAAACTCTCACtgtacatgaaagaacacatacaggagagaaaccttatcattgCAGCTATTGTAGCAAAAGCTTTTCCCGATCCGGAACTCTCACTGTACATggaagaacacacacaggagagaaaccgTATCAATGTAGATATTGCAAGAAAGTGTTTTCTGATGCTCAGCTTTTGGAGGTGCATgtaagaacacatacaggagagaaaccttatcaatgtAGCTATTGCGAGAAAGGGTTTGCTTATTCCCAATCcttaaaaaaacatgaaagaacacatacaggagagaaaccatATCATTGCAGCTATtgtaacaaaatgtttgctCACTCATATGTCTTGAAGAGGCATAAAAGGACtcacacaggagagaaaccttatcattgCAGCTATTGTAGCAAAAGCTTTGCCCGATCCGGAACTCTCACtgtacatgaaagaacacatacaggagagaaacctcatCAATGTAACTATTGCAAAAAAGTGTTGGATTATTCTCACTCTCTAAAggaacatgaaagaacacatacaggtgAGAAACCATTTCATTGCAGCTATTGCAACAAAAAGTTTGCTAACTCGGATGTCTTGAAGAGGCATAAAATGACTCACAccggagagaaaccttatcattgCAGCTATTGTAGCAAAAGCTTTGCCCGATCCGGAACTCTCACtgtacatgaaagaacacatacaggagagaaaccttatcattgCAGCTATTGTAGCAAAAGCTTTTCCCGATCCGGAACTCTCACtgtacatgaaagaacacacacaggagagaaaccttatcattgCAGCTATTGTAGCAAAAGCTTTGCTCGAGCCGAAACTCTCACtgtacatgaaagaacacatacaggagagaaatgtcatcaatgtagctattgtaacaaaatgtttgctAACTCAGCAGCTTTGAAAAGACATAAAATCAAACACACAGGGGAGAAATCTTATCCTTGCAGCTACTGCgacaaaatgtttgtttatatttacacCTTAAAAAAGCATGAAAAGAAACATGCAGGAGAGAAACCCTGTTATTGA
- the LOC139970515 gene encoding uncharacterized protein yields the protein MDSINPEDSVSLVNIVNNPDKLKGHTDSEVSVKTTVSVLLYRTKQKEIEIAARAAALKETKKLEERKRNLQVEYELQEAQDEIRHAQEKAERVKQRKQMEEKKLQLETEQQEIDMMAELEAAKAMSRLLQLHERPESDVSAKLTKEVVKSIELKSFQYSKSDDEAKKHSEGENTRINPNAKKFVSRQNITVPDKPNDSGKYLSPNNGNEHAQYNQTKPTYAGVCYGQPLPDITTKPDDTVNTGISMATLLNKIVDHQRESALPSPRLDPFDGSDLLSFTPFIRNFQHVVEDKTQNPARRLELLLRFTEGEAHDLIKECTAIEPPASGYERAKWLLQRNFGQPQVLAAAYKSKAESWDHIAVGDKIALRKYAIFLINCCNVQQGNPEMDSMNGYEFLRILAQKLPTALQQQWINQMGRFRDVEMRSPTLQDFEQFVGQHSRNENDPRIAGLGYQNKMKDWKTPQKYPKVVTSKRAFAATVKTNEDDKAFKGKNEKMENKAKISPCLYCGPNTYHTLLDCRKFGSLDLQAKSDVCMKKGLCFGCLNPGHLKRNCPNPEWAKCEKCSKSHPTILHDPAREKKSSDERVTQTVTTGCAGVQNVRPQGNKNKMVTGTLMAITPVLIKPKTSDRCIATYAFVDNGCGAVFVDEFLKDSLKVNTRRTKILIKTLNLQQVQTTDVIVGDLQVGNINGTSFIDLHSVYVKDSIPATMDDAPTQNDIDAWDHLSHIKLPSMDGHNSIPHVTLMIGSNVPGVSMPLEIASAEIGDPYAIKTPIGWLVYGLEGKWMDQPEVNVNFCRVDNGIVQNGTDNLEQQLQSFINMDFTERLSDQKIAMSVEDKRFMTMMEESVTKVHGHYETVLPLRDRAVKMPNNKVQADMFGLRLQRKLKTNEKLASEYTEFMENLEKKGYAEKVPDQDVDRNDGNVWYIPHHAVYHPKKPDKIRVVFNCPIQYKGVSLNEQLLSGPDLTNRLYGVLMRWRQENVAIMADIEAMFYQVRVRKDDCDLLRYLWWPEGNFDGGMKEYRMLVHLFGAVSSPSCANFALKRTASDNQHRFQDKVIESVINDFYVDDFLKSVATDEEGIQIYRDLKEIMASGGFKLGKWVSNSKRLLESIPEDDRAKELKGLDLENDELPKERALGVQWCVERDQLEFNITKVNEKATRRNILSVMSAVYDPIGYASPFLLQAKKILQSLCRLKVDWDSDIPDDQRNEWEKWLKELPILERLKIPRCLKPKEFGKVVNIQMHYFADASQEGYGTATYMRYTNDRKEIHCAFLTGKARVAPLKPHTIVKMELTAATSAVKQDAQLKQELTMNIDETVFWTDSQTVLKYIRSEKARHPVFVANRIAIIHDGSDVHQWRYVPSKLNPADHASRGLSADDLLTKEDWLNGPEFLHQTEDFWPCEDDSNDADSDRECEKEVSVSAVTMTDETQKNPVEKLLEYHSEWNKLKRSVAWWLRLKTILLQRIKRHNPNQCSQGITSDEMESAEKAIIKFIQRQSFPEEIGVLQKTKTAEMNIKDPCGTVKQASDKGNRCLRQKGRLTDLDPELHDEIMRVGGRLRKASIPLNAKHQMILPKDHHVSKLIIRHIHQLVGHQGRNHVLAELRQKYWIIHAGSMIRSLLKRCIQCRKYLARTGKQKMADLPAYRLRPDEGVFSRTGVDYFGPFEIKQGRTLKKRYGVMFTCLSSRAVHIEVAHSLDTNSCIGALRRFMARRGHVRELYSDNGTNFVGANKELKSALQELDENQINRFASNHGLKWKFNPPAASHFGGVWERQIRTVRKVLSGILSEQYLRTTQSDEQLHTFLCEVETIINSRPLTKVSDNPNDLDVITPNHLLLLKAPVDMPLGKFDEKDVYARRRWRQMQYLADLFWKRWTKEYLPTLQRRQKWLQPERCTEVGDVVMIVDDQSPRNSWLMGVVIEAYKDKGGLVRSAKIKTKTATLVRPVVKLCLLLEGETT from the coding sequence ATGGATTCCATAAACCCTGAAGATAGTGTGTCGTTAGTCAATATTGTCAATAATCCAGATAAATTAAAGGGGCATACTGATAGTGAAGTGTCAGTGAAAACAACTGTTTCAGTGTTGTTATATAGGACAAAGCAGAAGGAAATAGAGATTGCTGCTCGTGCAGCTGCATTGAAGGAAACAAAGAAACTAGAAGAGAGAAAACGTAACCTACAAGTGGAGTATGAATTGCAAGAAGCACAAGATGAAATCCGACATGCCCAGGAGAAGGCAGAAAGggttaaacaaagaaaacaaatggaaGAAAAGAAGTTACAGCTTGAGACTGAACAACAAGAAATTGATATGATGGCAGAACTGGAAGCAGCCAAAGCTATGTCAAGGCTACTTCAATTGCACGAAAGGCCAGAAAGTGATGTGTCTGCCAAACTTACCAAAGAGGTTGTGAAGAGCATTGAgttaaaatcatttcaatactCAAAGTCTGATGATGAAGCAAAGAAACATAGTGAAGGGGAAAATACTAGAATAAACCCCAATGCAAAGAAATTTGTATCCCGACAGAACATCACTGTGCCTGACAAACCTAATGACAGTGGAAAATACTTATCACCAAATAATGGTAATGAACATGCACAGTATAATCAAACAAAACCAACATATGCAGGAGTTTGTTATGGCCAACCACTTCCAGATATAACTACCAAACCAGATGACACTGTCAACACTGGTATTTCAATGGCTACCCTTTTGAATAAAATTGTTGACCATCAAAGGGAATCTGCCCTCCCTTCGCCACGACTGGACCCATTTGACGGGAGTGACCTCTTGTCATTTACACCGTTCATAAGAAACTTTCAGCATGTGGTGGAGGATAAAACCCAAAACCCAGCCCGGAGATTAGAGTTGTTATTAAGGTTCACCGAAGGGGAAGCACATGATCTAATTAAGGAATGCACAGCCATAGAGCCCCCAGCAAGTGGATATGAAAGGGCAAAATGGTTGTTACAGAGAAATTTTGGTCAACCCCAGGTTTTGGCGGCAGCGTACAAATCTAAGGCAGAGAGCTGGGATCATATTGCAGTGGGAGATAAGATTGCCTTAAGAAAATATGCCATATTTCTTATCAATTGTTGCAATGTACAGCAGGGTAACCCAGAAATGGATAgtatgaatggttatgagttcCTCAGAATACTTGCACAGAAATTGCCAACAGCCTTGCAACAACAATGGATTAACCAAATGGGTCGATTTAGGGATGTAGAGATGAGGTCACCAACCTTACAAGATTTTGAACAGTTTGTTGGACAACATTCGAGAAATGAAAATGATCCTAGGATTGCAGGTCTtggatatcaaaacaaaatgaaagattgGAAGACCCCACAGAAATATCCAAAGGTGGTGACAAGTAAGAGGGCTTTTGCAGCTACCGTGAAAACAAATGAGGATGATAAAGCTTTCAagggaaaaaatgagaagatgGAAAACAAGGCCAAAATATCACCATGTTTGTATTGTGGACCTAACACTTATCATACCCTACTTGATTGCAGGAAGTTTGGTTCACTTGACCTACAGGCTAAATCAGATGTGTGTATGAAGAAAGGGCTTTGTTTTGGTTGTCTAAATCCTGGTCATCTAAAGAGAAATTGTCCAAATCCAGAGTGggcaaaatgtgagaaatgcaGCAAATCCCATCCGACCATCCTTCATGATCCTGCCAGAGAAAAGAAATCATCAGATGAAAGGGTAACTCAAACGGTCACTACTGGTTGTGCTGGTGTACAAAACGTAAGACCccaaggaaacaaaaacaagatgGTCACTGGTACTCTTATGGCTATTACTCCAGTTTTGATCAAACCAAAGACCAGTGACAGATGTATTGCCACATATGCCTTTGTTGATAATGGTTGTGGTGCTGTCTTTGTTGATGAGTTCTTGAAAGACAGTTTAAAGGTGAACACCCGAAGAACGAAGATCTTGATAAAGACTTTGAATCTCCAGCAAGTCCAGACCACTGATGTCATTGTAGGAGATCTGCAAGTAGGAAACATAAATGGGACTTCTTTTATAGACCTCCACTCTGTCTATGTCAAAGACAGTATCCCAGCAACCATGGATGATGCACCAACCCAGAATGATATTGACGCTTGGGATCATTTGAGCCACATTAAACTCCCAAGTATGGATGGTCACAACTCCATACCTCATGTCACCCTAATGATAGGAAGCAATGTCCCTGGGGTGTCAATGCCGTTGGAAATTGCCTCCGCCGAGATTGGAGATCCATATGCTATCAAGACTCCCATTGGGTGGTTAGTGTATGGACTTGAAGGCAAATGGATGGACCAACCCGAAGTAAACGTCAACTTTTGCCGAGTAGACAATGGTATTGTCCAGAATGGTACAGATAATTTGGAGCAACAACTCCAGTCCTTCATTAACATGGATTTCACAGAACGTCTTTCTGACCAGAAAATTGCCATGTCTGTTGAAGACAAGAGGTTTATGACAATGATGGAGGAATCTGTAACCAAAGTACATGGCCATTATGAAACAGTACTTCCTTTGAGAGATAGAGCTGTTAAGATGCCTAATAACAAAGTTCAAGCAGATATGTTTGGTCTGCGATTACAAAGGAAGTTGAAAACAAATGAGAAGTTGGCTTCAGAATATACAGAGTTTATGGAGAACCTGGAGAAGAAAGGATATGCAGAGAAAGTACCAGATCAGGATGTTGACCGGAATGATGGAAATGTTTGGTATATACCACACCATGCAGTTTACCACCCAAAGAAACCGGACAAGATCCGAGTGGTATTCAACTGTCCCATCCAGTACAAGGGAGTTTCCCTCAACGAACAACTCTTATCTGGACCAGACCTAACCAACCGATTGTATGGTGTTCTGATGAGATGGAGGCAAGAGAATGTGGCCATCATGGCAGATATAGAAGCCATGTTCTATCAAGTAAGAGTAAGAAAGGATGATTGTGATCTCCTGAGGTACCTATGGTGGCCTGAAGGCAACTTCGATGGAGGTATGAAAGAATACAGGATGCTAGTTCATCTATTCGGGGCAGTGTCCTCCCCAAGCTGTGCCAATTTTGCCTTGAAGAGGACAGCTAGTGATAATCAACATAGATTTCAAGATAAGGTGATCGAGTCAGTTATCAACGACTTCTATGTAGATGACTTTCTAAAGTCTGTGGCCACTGATGAAGAAGGAATCCAGATATATAGAGATCTAAAAGAAATCATGGCTAGTGGTGGATTCAAGCTAGGCAAGTGGGTCAGCAACAGTAAAAGATTGCTGGAGTCCATCCCAGAAGATGACCGAGCCAAAGAACTGAAAGGGCTTGATCTTGAAAATGACGAGCTGCCAAAGGAAAGGGCGTTGGGAGTTCAGTGGTGTGTTGAGAGGGATCAACTTGAGTTCAATATCACAAAAGTAAACGAAAAGGCCACAAGAAGAAATATCTTGTCTGTGATGAGTGCAGTGTATGATCCTATTGGTTATGCTTCACCTTTCCTTCTACAGGCAAAGAAGATATTGCAAAGTCTTTGCAGACTGAAGGTAGACTGGGACAGCGATATACCTGACGACCAACGGAATGAGTGGGAAAAATGGCTAAAGGAACTTCCTATTCTAGAGAGGTTAAAGATACCAAGATGTCTCAAACCCAAAGAATTTGGTAAAGTGGTGAACATCCAGATGCACTATTTTGCCGACGCAAGTCAAGAAGGTTATGGTACTGCAACTTATATGAGGTATACTAATGACAGAAAGGAAATCCATTGTGCCTTTCTTACCGGCAAAGCCAGAGTTGCACCACTGAAACCACATACAATCGTGAAGATGGAGCTCACAGCAGCAACATCAGCCGTGAAACAAGATGCCCAGCTCAAACAAGAGCTTACAATGAATATCGATGAAACAGTCTTTTGGACTGACAGTCAAACAGTCCTGAAGTACATAAGAAGTGAAAAGGCAAGACATCCCGTCTTCGTCGCTAACAGAATTGCGATAATTCATGATGGTTCAGATGTCCATCAGTGGAGATATGTCCCATCAAAGCTTAACCCAGCAGACCATGCTTCCCGTGGGTTAAGTGCAGATGATTTGCTCACAAAGGAAGATTGGTTAAATGGACCAGAGTTTCTTCATCAGACAGAAGATTTCTGGCCATGTGAAGACGACAGTAATGATGCTGATTCTGATAGAGAGTGTGAGAAAGAAGTCAGTGTCAGTGCTGTAACAATGACAGATGAAACCCAAAAGAATCCAGTTGAAAAACTGCTGGAATACCACTCAGAATGGAACAAACTGAAGAGATCAGTGGCGTGGTGGTTACGTCTCAAGACCATCTTGCTACAAAGGATAAAACGACACAATCCAAATCAGTGTTCTCAAGGAATTACCAGTGATGAGATGGAGTCTGCTGAAAAGGCTATTATCAAGTTCATACAAAGGCAGTCATTCCCAGAAGAGATTGGTGTCTTACAAAAGACAAAGACTGCAGAGATGAATATCAAGGATCCATGTGGGACAGTTAAACAGGCTTCTGATAAAGGAAACAGATGTCTCAGACAAAAGGGCAGACTTACTGATCTTGATCCTGAATTACACGATGAGATAATGAGAGTTGGAGGAAGGCTACGGAAGGCATCTATTCCATTGAATGCCAAACATCAGATGATACTGCCCAAAGATCATCATGTGTCTAAGCTAATAATAAGACACATTCACCAATTAGTGGGTCATCAAGGAAGGAACCACGTCCTTGCAGAATTGAGACAGAAATATTGGATCATCCATGCTGGTTCAATGATAAGAAGCTTGTTAAAACGATGTATCCAGTGCAGAAAATATCTTGCAAGAACCGGAAAACAGAAGATGGCAGACCTACCAGCCTACAGACTTCGTCCAGATGAAGGAGTCTTCTCAAGAACAGGGGTAGACTATTTTGGTCCCTTTGAAATCAAACAGGGGCGAACACTGAAGAAAAGATATGGAGTGATGTTTACATGTCTATCCAGCAGAGCAGTTCACATAGAAGTTGCACATTCACTTGATACCAACTCATGTATAGGTGCACTGAGACGTTTCATGGCTAGACGTGGACATGTACGAGAGCTGTACTCAGACAATGGTACCAATTTTGTTGGTGCTAACAAAGAATTAAAGAGTGCTCTGCAAGAATTAGATGAAAACCAGATTAACAGATTTGCCAGTAATCATGGACTGAAGTGGAAGTTTAATCCACCTGCTGCATCTCACTTTGGAGGTGTTTGGGAGAGACAGATCCGAACAGTTCGTAAAGTCTTGAGTGGAATTCTCAGTGAGCAGTATCTGAGAACAACCCAGAGTGATGAACAGTTACACACTTTTCTGTGTGAAGTAGAGACTATCATTAATAGTAGACCTCTAACCAAAGTATCTGACAATCCTAACGATCTTGATGTCATAACACCCAATCATCTGCTGTTGTTAAAGGCGCCTGTGGATATGCCGCTGGGGAAATTTGACGAGAAGGATGTCTATGCCCGACGGCGTTGGCGACAGATGCAGTATCTGGCTGATCTCTTCTGGAAGAGATGGACAAAAGAGTACTTACCAACCCTCCAGAGACGGCAGAAGTGGCTTCAACCGGAGAGATGTACTGAGGTCGGAGATGTCGTGATGATAGTGGATGACCAATCACCTCGGAACTCATGGCTAATGGGGGTGGTCATAGAGGCTTATAAGGATAAAGGGGGTTTGGTTAGAAGTGCCAAAATCAAAACTAAAACGGCCACGCTTGTCAggccagtggtcaaattgtgttTACTGCTTGAAGGGGAAACGACATAA
- the LOC139970589 gene encoding LOW QUALITY PROTEIN: uncharacterized protein (The sequence of the model RefSeq protein was modified relative to this genomic sequence to represent the inferred CDS: deleted 1 base in 1 codon; substituted 1 base at 1 genomic stop codon), which produces MFANSDVLKRHKRTHTGKKPYHCSYCSKSFARVKTLTIHKRTHTGEKPHQCSYCEKGFAYSQSLRKHERTHTGEKPFHCSYCNKMFAYLDVLKRHKMTHTGEKPYHCSYCSKSFARAENLTVHERTHTGEKPYHCSYCSKSFARSRTLFVHGRTHTREKPYQCSYCGKVFAYFQSLKKHERTHTGEKPFHCSYCNKMFANSDDLKRHKRTHTGEKPYHCSYCSKSFAQVNTLTVHERTHTGVKPYHCSYCNKVFALSQTLKRHERTHTGEKPHQCSYCKKVFAYSNALKEHERTHTGEKPYHCSYCSKSFAQAGGLTIHERTHTGEKPYHCSYCNKVFAVSQTLKRHERTHTREKPHHCSYCNKVFVYSQSLKKHERTHTREKLHRCSYCSKLFANSRVLKRHKRTHTGEKPYHCSYCSKSFARSRTHTLHERTHTGEKPHQSSYCNKLFAHSYVLKSHERTHTGEXPYQCQYCCKMFAQSYHLKDHERRHTGEKPYQCNYCSKTFAQCATLKKHERTHTGEKPYQCSYCSKMFAYSDALKRHKRTHTSSSLQLL; this is translated from the exons ATGTTTGCTAACTCAGATGTCTTGAAGAGGCATAAAAGAACTCACACAGGAAAGAAACCTTATCATTGCAGCTATTGTAGCAAAAGCTTTGCTCGAGTCAAAACTCTCACTATACAtaaaagaacacatacaggagagaaacctcatCAATGTAGCTATTGCGAGAAAGGGTTTGCTTATTCGCAATCCTtaagaaaacatgaaagaacacatacaggagagaaaccatTTCATTGCAGctattgcaacaaaatgtttgcCTATTTAGATGTTTTGAAGAGGCATAAAATGACtcacacaggagagaaaccttatcattgCAGCTATTGTAGCAAAAGCTTTGCTCGAGCCGAAAATCTCACtgtacatgaaagaacacatacaggagagaaaccttatcattgCAGCTATTGTAGCAAAAGCTTTGCCCGATCTAGAACTCTCTTTGTACATGGAAGAACACACACaagagagaaaccttatcaatgtAGCTATTGCGGGAAAGTGTTTGCTTATTTCCAATCcttaaaaaaacatgaaagaacacatacaggagagaaaccatTTCATTGCAGctattgcaacaaaatgtttgctAACTCAGATGACTTGAAGAGGCATAAAAGGACtcacacaggagagaaaccttatcattgCAGCTATTGTAGCAAAAGCTTTGCTCAAGTCAACACTCTCACtgtacatgaaagaacacatacaggagtgAAACCTTATCACTGTAGCTATTGTAACAAAGTGTTTGCTCTTTCTCAAACCTTAAAAAGACATGAAAGAActcatacaggagagaaacctcatCAATGTAGCTATTGCAAAAAAGTGTTTGCTTATTCCAATGCCTTAAAagaacatgaaagaacacatacaggagagaaaccttatcattgCAGCTATTGTAGCAAAAGCTTTGCTCAGGCCGGAGGTCTCActatacatgaaagaacacatacaggtgAAAAACCTTATCACTGTAGCTATTGTAACAAAGTGTTTGCTGTTTCTCAAACCTTAAaaagacatgaaagaacacatacaagAGAGAAACCTCATCACTGTAGCTATTGTAACAAAGTGTTTGTTTATTCCCAATCcttaaaaaaacatgaaagaacacatacaagAGAGAAACTTCATCGATGTAGCTATTGCAGCAAACTGTTTGCTAACTCACGTGTCTTGAAAAGGCATAAAAGGActcatacaggagagaaaccttatcattgCAGCTATTGTAGCAAAAGCTTTGCTCGATCCAGAACTCACACtttacatgaaagaacacatacaggagagaaacctcatCAAAGTAGCTATTGTAACAAACTGTTTGCTCACTCATATGTCTTGAAGAGTCATGAAAGGACTCACACAGGAGAGTAACCTTATCAATGT CAGTATTGTTGCAAAATGTTTGCTCAATCTTATCATTTAAAGGACCATGAAAGGAGACATActggagagaaaccttatcaatgtAACTATTGCAGCAAAACCTTTGCTCAATGTGCAACtttaaagaaacatgaaagaacacatacaggagagaaaccttatcaatgtAGCTATTGTAGCAAAATGTTTGCTTACTCAGATGCCTTGAAGAGGCATAAAAGGACTcacacatcatcatcattgcagCTATTGTAG